A genomic segment from Methanolobus zinderi encodes:
- a CDS encoding protease inhibitor I42 family protein — protein sequence MKVEFIFLILILMLSVLVSGCTETESMTNNDALLPGTDDLWEEGEELDTEDIGITDEQNISNGGDGVEPITLRFTQNDSGMTTNAIKGDTLIITLEENPTTGYSWNLSASPGLSLVNESYEENTDEDKLIGAGGTHQWQFEVEEEEEQNISAVYKRPWEDITGNETQFNLTINVIPKDKLIKANGTVNYIELEGGFYGITDKNGTQYDPVNLSDELRKDGLEIFFVAYPVDDRASIHMWGQLIHIREATVIG from the coding sequence ATGAAAGTGGAGTTTATATTTTTAATTCTCATTCTCATGTTATCCGTACTGGTTTCCGGGTGCACCGAAACCGAAAGTATGACAAATAACGATGCACTGCTACCAGGTACGGATGATCTGTGGGAAGAAGGGGAAGAGCTGGATACGGAAGATATCGGCATTACGGATGAACAGAACATTTCAAATGGTGGGGACGGGGTTGAACCTATCACGTTGAGATTTACACAGAACGATAGTGGAATGACTACGAATGCCATCAAGGGAGATACTCTGATAATCACACTTGAGGAGAATCCTACTACTGGATATTCATGGAACCTTTCTGCAAGTCCCGGACTTTCACTGGTAAACGAATCCTATGAGGAAAATACCGATGAGGACAAACTGATCGGGGCGGGGGGAACCCACCAGTGGCAATTCGAGGTAGAAGAAGAAGAGGAGCAGAACATTTCAGCGGTCTACAAACGTCCCTGGGAGGATATAACAGGAAACGAAACACAATTCAATCTGACCATAAATGTGATACCCAAAGATAAATTGATAAAAGCAAACGGTACCGTCAACTACATAGAACTTGAGGGTGGATTCTACGGAATCACCGACAAAAACGGTACTCAATACGATCCTGTTAATCTAAGTGATGAACTCAGGAAGGACGGGCTTGAGATATTCTTTGTTGCATACCCTGTAGATGACCGGGCAAGCATACACATGTGGGGTCAGCTTATACATATACGAGAGGCAACAGTTATTGGGTAA
- the sfsA gene encoding DNA/RNA nuclease SfsA: MSGQTSEGNDYPLSGSPVLNIGTDAEGIVVERPNRFLCVVDIVKPEKLRSELVHVHDPGRLVDIVYPGNRVLLRKASSVKRKTAWDLIAGDIKGEWVLVNSAWHRKISEWVLNKKIIPFLSDIGTVIPEQKFGDSRLDFLLRENERNFWVEVKGCTLAMDGVALFPDAPTVRGKRHLEELIKARDEGHEAVIMILIFRQDAHSFAPNGELDPDFTMTFRKAVDSGVKVFPIQFSFENNTIIFQSLLPVFENK, encoded by the coding sequence ATGTCCGGTCAAACCTCTGAAGGAAATGATTATCCGCTCTCAGGAAGTCCCGTACTGAATATAGGGACAGATGCCGAGGGTATCGTGGTCGAACGACCTAACAGGTTCCTGTGTGTCGTTGATATTGTAAAACCTGAAAAACTGAGATCAGAGCTGGTGCATGTCCATGATCCCGGCAGGCTTGTGGACATAGTCTATCCCGGAAACCGTGTACTGCTCAGAAAAGCAAGCAGTGTTAAGAGAAAGACTGCCTGGGACCTTATTGCCGGGGATATCAAAGGCGAATGGGTGCTTGTAAACTCAGCATGGCACAGGAAGATATCCGAGTGGGTACTGAATAAGAAAATAATCCCCTTTTTGAGTGATATAGGTACGGTCATCCCCGAGCAAAAGTTCGGAGATAGCAGGCTTGATTTCCTTCTGAGGGAAAATGAAAGGAATTTCTGGGTGGAAGTGAAGGGCTGCACGCTTGCCATGGATGGGGTGGCACTGTTTCCGGATGCACCTACAGTTCGTGGAAAGAGGCATCTTGAAGAGCTTATCAAAGCAAGGGATGAAGGACATGAGGCCGTGATCATGATCCTTATATTCAGACAGGATGCTCACTCGTTTGCTCCAAACGGAGAGCTTGATCCTGATTTTACCATGACTTTCAGGAAGGCTGTAGACTCAGGCGTAAAAGTCTTCCCGATTCAGTTCTCATTTGAGAACAACACTATAATTTTCCAGTCACTACTTCCCGTATTTGAAAACAAATAA
- a CDS encoding HIT family protein: MDCLFCKIISGEIPSHKVYEDEFVYAFLDIYPCSEGHTIVLPKKHIPRFTEMEENDTSTLFEAVNRISKAVEKTLDAQGLNVGINNGEVAGQTVPHVHVHIIPRAENDGGGSMHTIVETHPSTDNIAELADRISKEF, from the coding sequence ATGGATTGTCTGTTCTGTAAGATCATTTCCGGGGAGATCCCCTCTCACAAAGTATACGAAGATGAGTTCGTTTACGCTTTTCTGGATATCTATCCCTGTTCAGAAGGCCATACCATTGTACTTCCGAAAAAGCATATTCCACGTTTTACTGAAATGGAAGAAAACGATACTTCAACTCTTTTTGAGGCTGTGAACAGAATATCAAAGGCTGTTGAGAAAACACTGGATGCCCAGGGTCTGAATGTCGGTATAAATAACGGAGAAGTTGCCGGTCAGACGGTACCTCATGTTCATGTTCACATAATTCCGAGAGCTGAGAACGATGGAGGCGGATCCATGCACACGATCGTTGAGACCCATCCGAGTACGGATAATATAGCAGAACTTGCAGACAGGATCAGCAAGGAGTTCTGA
- a CDS encoding secondary thiamine-phosphate synthase enzyme YjbQ — protein MRIETSKQAELIDITDQVREHIRKSNVQQGICAVSTRHTTTAVIVNENESGLRKDILSLLGKLVPENAGYSHDRIDDNAHAHLRAVLLGSSETLHVDNGKLMLGTWQSIFFVELDGPRTRNVDITVIGK, from the coding sequence ATGAGGATTGAGACATCAAAGCAGGCGGAACTGATAGATATAACCGATCAAGTCCGTGAACATATCAGAAAAAGTAATGTGCAGCAGGGCATATGCGCTGTCAGCACCAGACATACGACAACAGCGGTTATAGTGAACGAGAATGAATCCGGTCTCCGTAAGGATATACTCTCCTTGCTCGGGAAGCTTGTTCCCGAGAATGCCGGTTATTCACACGACCGGATCGATGACAATGCACATGCTCACCTGAGAGCGGTCCTGCTTGGCAGCAGCGAGACATTACATGTCGATAACGGTAAACTCATGCTTGGTACGTGGCAGAGCATATTCTTTGTGGAACTTGACGGGCCCAGAACAAGGAATGTGGATATTACGGTTATTGGCAAATGA
- a CDS encoding S8 family serine peptidase has protein sequence MTRQTITFLIVLSVLFSFSLVPATAKSDGIEKVPVMISFKGKADAELVKAHGGNVKYEYSIIPAVAAELPPKAIEALSENPNVEIIEQDAQAQVLEDDIPWGVSRINADDTQAAGFNGSGIKVAVIDTGVDYNHPDLAANYLGGYDFAYNDADPMDDYGHGTHVAGTIAAADNGFGVLGVAPYAGYYSVKVCDETGVCYYSDIAAGIEWAVNNGADVISMSIGGSSDSYTLKNAVDSAYESGVVVVAAAGNTGDSVIYPAGFDSVIAVAATDYYDNRASWSSYGPEVELAAPGVGIISTLMGGSYGSKSGTSMATPHVSGAVSLLLNTDVSGTSYDADNDGVWDPAEVRSRLQDTATDIGATGKDNYYGYGLVNALAAVNGFSLAVPGDDTSDGSTEEPADDSVDDGSSTEPAPEDPAPSVTMYVSSLDVVTDSVLRGKKNYFVWADATVEITDADGNPVSGATVTGDWSGLVTMTASGVTDADGVLVLSSDQQKNPDGTFTFTVTDVSLEGYEYDSSLNTATADSAAY, from the coding sequence ATGACCAGACAGACAATAACGTTTTTAATCGTTCTATCGGTCTTGTTTTCATTTTCGTTAGTACCTGCCACTGCAAAGTCCGACGGGATTGAAAAAGTACCGGTTATGATCAGCTTCAAAGGAAAAGCAGATGCAGAACTTGTGAAGGCACATGGTGGAAATGTAAAGTATGAATATTCTATCATTCCTGCGGTAGCCGCAGAACTTCCACCAAAGGCAATCGAAGCTCTGTCAGAGAATCCAAATGTGGAGATAATCGAGCAGGATGCTCAGGCTCAGGTTCTGGAAGATGATATTCCCTGGGGTGTAAGCAGGATCAATGCTGATGACACACAGGCAGCAGGTTTCAATGGCAGTGGGATCAAAGTTGCAGTGATCGATACAGGTGTTGATTATAACCATCCGGACCTTGCTGCAAACTATCTTGGTGGCTATGATTTTGCATACAACGATGCAGATCCTATGGACGATTATGGTCACGGAACCCATGTAGCTGGAACAATCGCAGCAGCAGATAATGGATTTGGAGTTCTTGGTGTTGCCCCTTATGCAGGATATTACTCAGTAAAGGTCTGTGATGAAACAGGAGTCTGTTACTACAGTGATATAGCAGCCGGTATCGAGTGGGCTGTAAATAACGGCGCGGATGTAATCTCAATGAGTATCGGCGGCTCATCTGACAGCTATACTTTAAAGAATGCGGTAGACAGTGCATATGAGAGTGGTGTTGTCGTAGTTGCAGCTGCAGGTAATACCGGAGACTCTGTGATCTACCCTGCAGGATTCGATTCTGTTATTGCGGTTGCAGCAACTGACTATTATGACAACAGGGCTTCCTGGTCATCCTACGGACCTGAAGTCGAGCTTGCAGCTCCCGGTGTTGGCATAATATCCACACTCATGGGTGGTTCATACGGCTCCAAGAGCGGTACAAGTATGGCCACACCGCACGTATCAGGAGCAGTTTCCCTTTTGCTCAATACTGATGTGTCCGGTACATCCTATGATGCAGATAATGACGGAGTATGGGACCCTGCAGAGGTCCGTTCAAGACTCCAGGACACTGCTACCGATATTGGTGCCACCGGTAAGGATAATTATTACGGATACGGTCTTGTAAATGCTCTTGCAGCAGTAAACGGCTTCAGTCTGGCAGTACCTGGAGACGACACATCAGATGGATCCACAGAAGAACCTGCCGATGATTCTGTTGATGATGGTTCATCCACAGAACCTGCACCGGAAGATCCTGCACCGTCTGTCACGATGTATGTCAGTAGTCTGGATGTTGTAACTGATTCAGTCCTAAGAGGCAAGAAAAACTATTTCGTATGGGCTGATGCAACTGTAGAGATCACGGATGCAGATGGTAATCCTGTTTCAGGTGCAACTGTTACAGGTGACTGGAGTGGACTGGTAACAATGACAGCTTCAGGTGTTACCGATGCTGACGGTGTGCTTGTACTGAGTTCCGATCAGCAAAAGAATCCTGATGGTACATTCACCTTCACGGTGACAGATGTTTCACTTGAAGGGTATGAATACGACTCTTCACTGAACACTGCTACGGCAGACAGTGCAGCATACTGA
- a CDS encoding diaminopimelate decarboxylase family protein: MASKELPFTEEKIKEIISEHPTPFHIYDRKAILENSRKLKEAFSIVNGFKEYFAVKALPNPYIMEILKREGFGADCSSLAELVLAEKTGIVGENIMFSSNDTPAEEFVKAKELGAIINLDDISHIEYLEETAGLPELVCCRYNPGSLKEGNAIIGNPEEAKYGFTREQLFEGYRLMKEKGVKRFGLHTMVASNELEPDYFVETARILFELVAELSRELDISFEFVNLGGGIGVPYRPDQEPVSYERIAEGVRDAYDEYIRANDLHPLKVYLECGRVITGPYGYLVTTVRHLKHIYKDYVGTDASMANLMRPGMYGAYHHITVLGKEKDEPTHLYDVTGSLCENNDKFAIDRLLPEVERGDILAIHDAGAHGHAMGFNYNGKLRSAEILLNEDGSFKQIRRAETLDDYFATLDFSGLDDI, translated from the coding sequence ATGGCTTCAAAGGAATTACCATTTACAGAGGAAAAGATCAAAGAGATAATCTCCGAACATCCAACTCCATTTCATATATATGACAGAAAGGCAATCCTTGAGAATTCAAGGAAACTGAAAGAAGCCTTCAGCATCGTTAACGGCTTCAAGGAGTATTTTGCAGTAAAGGCTCTCCCTAATCCTTACATCATGGAGATCTTAAAAAGGGAAGGTTTCGGTGCGGACTGCAGTTCTCTGGCTGAACTTGTTCTCGCGGAAAAGACCGGAATTGTGGGTGAGAACATAATGTTCAGCTCCAACGATACACCTGCCGAGGAATTCGTCAAGGCAAAGGAACTTGGTGCCATCATAAATCTGGATGACATCAGTCATATCGAATATCTTGAAGAGACTGCAGGTCTTCCCGAGCTTGTATGCTGCCGCTACAATCCCGGTTCCCTGAAAGAGGGTAATGCCATTATAGGAAACCCTGAGGAGGCAAAATACGGTTTCACAAGAGAGCAGCTTTTTGAGGGTTACAGGCTGATGAAGGAAAAAGGTGTAAAGAGGTTCGGACTCCATACAATGGTTGCATCCAACGAACTGGAACCAGATTATTTTGTTGAGACAGCAAGAATACTGTTCGAACTGGTTGCAGAGCTTTCAAGGGAACTTGACATAAGCTTTGAATTCGTGAACCTCGGAGGAGGTATAGGAGTTCCTTACAGGCCTGACCAGGAGCCTGTATCCTATGAAAGAATAGCAGAAGGTGTAAGGGATGCCTATGATGAATATATAAGGGCCAATGATCTGCATCCTCTTAAGGTGTATCTTGAATGTGGCAGGGTAATCACAGGTCCCTACGGATATCTTGTGACAACTGTCAGGCATCTCAAGCATATCTACAAGGATTATGTGGGTACTGATGCCAGTATGGCAAACCTCATGCGTCCAGGAATGTACGGAGCCTACCATCACATAACCGTTCTTGGAAAAGAAAAGGATGAGCCCACACATCTATACGATGTTACAGGTTCCCTGTGTGAGAATAACGACAAGTTTGCCATTGACAGGCTCCTTCCGGAGGTTGAAAGAGGCGATATCCTCGCAATTCATGATGCAGGTGCCCATGGACATGCAATGGGCTTCAATTACAACGGCAAGCTTCGTTCTGCGGAGATACTGCTCAATGAGGACGGAAGTTTTAAACAGATAAGAAGGGCCGAAACACTGGATGACTACTTCGCCACGCTGGACTTCAGTGGCCTGGATGATATCTGA
- a CDS encoding Hsp20/alpha crystallin family protein → MDDNRRHGNDDESNEKKIETIDQLIEHILGMFDDAINENNRSVVHGFTIINQPGKNPTIFGFEGRKPVKQHDEEEKEGNFYILKQEPFIEVQQTGDKVHLIADLGVDEDCIEYFASDIQVEINMIIDGVGESKIVRLPTKVDPETATSSCRNGVLEVTFEYPE, encoded by the coding sequence ATGGACGATAATAGACGTCATGGAAATGACGATGAGTCCAATGAAAAAAAGATCGAAACGATTGACCAGTTGATTGAACACATACTGGGCATGTTCGACGATGCCATCAATGAAAACAATAGGTCCGTGGTTCATGGTTTCACTATTATCAATCAGCCTGGGAAGAATCCGACAATCTTTGGTTTTGAGGGGAGGAAGCCTGTGAAACAGCACGATGAAGAGGAAAAAGAGGGAAATTTCTATATCCTGAAACAAGAACCTTTCATTGAAGTACAGCAGACAGGTGACAAAGTGCATCTGATCGCTGATCTGGGAGTCGATGAAGACTGCATCGAATATTTTGCTTCAGATATACAAGTCGAGATCAATATGATCATTGACGGTGTGGGTGAGTCAAAAATCGTCAGACTACCAACCAAGGTGGATCCGGAAACGGCCACATCTTCATGCAGGAATGGTGTACTGGAAGTCACCTTCGAATATCCGGAATAA
- a CDS encoding NAD-dependent protein deacylase, with product MNRFIDLLRESKHCVFLSGAGISTLSGIPDFRGSNGIYKKFDADKIFDIDYFYSDPDYFYSHSKDFIYNVHEKDPNIIHHVLTRLAKTGMVKTVITQNIDLLHQKAGLENVIELHGSPENNTCLSCGKTFSYEHIADIVRDDLIPRCDECNGLIKPNITFFGEMLDHEAITRAIDESSRADLFVVIGSSLVVHPAASLPLYSVKNNGKLVIVNNKKTPLDEYATLRYEDLGLFFEILDSYFRDE from the coding sequence ATGAACAGATTCATCGATCTTCTCAGGGAATCGAAGCACTGTGTCTTTCTCAGTGGTGCCGGTATTTCCACACTTTCCGGTATTCCTGATTTCAGAGGCAGCAATGGTATCTATAAGAAGTTCGATGCCGATAAGATATTCGATATAGATTATTTTTATTCCGATCCTGATTATTTCTATTCTCACTCAAAGGATTTTATCTACAACGTTCATGAGAAAGATCCCAATATCATTCACCATGTACTGACAAGACTTGCTAAAACAGGTATGGTGAAAACCGTGATAACGCAGAATATCGATCTTCTGCATCAAAAAGCAGGATTGGAGAATGTCATCGAACTGCACGGTTCTCCTGAAAATAATACCTGTCTGTCATGTGGAAAAACATTTTCCTATGAGCATATCGCAGATATAGTAAGAGATGACCTGATTCCGCGGTGCGATGAATGCAATGGTCTCATAAAACCAAATATTACCTTTTTCGGGGAGATGCTTGATCATGAAGCTATCACAAGAGCAATTGATGAAAGTTCCCGTGCCGATCTCTTTGTGGTAATAGGCTCTTCACTCGTAGTACATCCGGCAGCTTCACTACCTCTTTATTCTGTCAAAAATAACGGCAAGCTCGTGATAGTAAATAATAAAAAAACTCCTCTGGATGAATATGCAACCCTGCGATATGAGGATCTGGGGCTCTTTTTTGAGATTCTTGACTCTTATTTCAGGGATGAATAA
- a CDS encoding hydantoinase/oxoprolinase family protein, producing MHYGLGIDAGGTYTDAVIIRGSDGAVVDTKKSFTTYPDLQRGIKKVLDSLDQDILKDVNLVSVSTTLSTNSLLEGTGAPVGLILVGEHIVEKDLPTDHVKWISGGHDTRGDEEYPLDLDSVWDFAINTKDRVAAYAVSAYFGARNPEHELKVKEVITEITGMPVVCGHELSQELGAYERAVTAVLNAQLIPITYHFVNSVIKDIKSRGIHARMLMLKCDGSVYNIEDALEKPIETIFSGPAASLLGASYLSKIETCAVIDVGGTSTDVSMLHHGVPEISSSGAVVGGWKTRVRAMKMETSATGGDSHIWVKDERIHTGPRRVIPLCVAASIYPGFGNKLKRSRIISRSLLNENYQPTKFFVATGYKALGLSKQEEEILALVGDEPVSINELSISLKRDPSSEVLDALMNKRLLQAVGFTPTDALHVLGLYNEWDGTAAEAGAASLSRYVHEGKHEFCMSVREIVAKNMAADLMSFILPHHPSAMIADLLDSTYPAKFKVEIPVVLLGGPVKAYADELRSIIDAEIIVPEFAEVGNAVGALAGKGVKRIEISIVPASIQNPDEDFLVFSPAGRERFETYAQAVEFSTELGKKLVLDYEKRCGILKEDTKISVSKKTHSPDNWSHPPLETKITVVGVGNPMMVLKE from the coding sequence ATGCACTACGGACTTGGGATCGATGCAGGCGGGACCTACACGGATGCGGTTATCATCCGGGGTTCTGACGGAGCGGTTGTTGATACAAAGAAATCTTTTACCACATACCCGGATCTTCAGAGGGGGATAAAGAAAGTTCTTGATTCCCTTGATCAGGACATCCTGAAAGATGTTAACCTGGTTTCGGTTTCGACAACGCTTTCAACCAATTCCCTGCTTGAGGGGACAGGTGCACCTGTGGGCCTCATACTGGTAGGGGAGCACATTGTCGAGAAGGACCTGCCCACCGATCACGTTAAATGGATATCCGGAGGCCATGATACCAGAGGTGATGAAGAATACCCCCTGGATCTGGATTCTGTCTGGGATTTTGCAATAAATACAAAGGACAGGGTGGCTGCATATGCTGTCTCGGCCTACTTTGGTGCACGCAATCCCGAACACGAATTGAAAGTAAAAGAGGTCATAACAGAGATCACCGGAATGCCGGTAGTCTGCGGACACGAACTGTCTCAGGAACTTGGTGCATATGAAAGAGCCGTTACTGCCGTCCTGAATGCACAACTCATCCCAATCACCTATCATTTTGTAAATTCCGTGATCAAGGATATCAAAAGCCGCGGGATCCATGCCCGTATGCTCATGCTCAAATGTGACGGTTCTGTCTATAATATCGAGGATGCCCTTGAAAAACCCATAGAGACAATTTTCTCAGGACCTGCGGCCAGCCTGCTTGGCGCCTCCTATCTCTCAAAGATAGAAACATGTGCGGTTATTGATGTAGGGGGCACCAGCACGGATGTTTCCATGCTTCACCATGGTGTGCCAGAGATAAGTTCTTCGGGGGCTGTTGTTGGAGGCTGGAAGACAAGGGTCAGGGCAATGAAAATGGAAACCTCTGCAACCGGTGGTGACAGTCATATCTGGGTAAAGGATGAAAGGATACATACCGGCCCCAGAAGAGTGATCCCTCTCTGTGTGGCTGCCAGCATATATCCTGGCTTTGGCAATAAACTCAAACGCAGCAGGATCATTTCAAGAAGCCTGCTCAATGAGAACTACCAGCCGACAAAATTCTTTGTGGCAACAGGTTATAAAGCCCTGGGTCTGAGTAAGCAGGAAGAAGAAATCCTTGCACTTGTTGGGGATGAACCTGTCTCCATCAATGAGCTTTCCATATCACTGAAAAGAGATCCTTCTTCGGAGGTTCTGGACGCGCTCATGAACAAGAGGCTGCTTCAGGCAGTAGGTTTTACACCCACCGATGCCCTGCATGTGCTCGGCCTGTACAATGAATGGGACGGCACTGCAGCGGAGGCGGGAGCTGCCAGTCTTTCCAGGTATGTCCATGAAGGCAAACACGAATTCTGCATGTCTGTAAGAGAAATAGTGGCAAAGAACATGGCTGCGGATCTGATGTCTTTTATCCTGCCACATCATCCTTCGGCTATGATAGCTGATCTGCTGGACAGTACATATCCTGCAAAATTCAAGGTGGAGATTCCTGTGGTACTGCTTGGCGGGCCCGTAAAGGCATATGCAGATGAACTGCGCTCGATTATCGATGCCGAAATTATCGTACCCGAGTTTGCGGAGGTTGGCAATGCAGTGGGTGCTCTTGCAGGAAAGGGCGTAAAGAGGATAGAGATCTCCATCGTACCCGCATCGATACAGAACCCGGATGAGGATTTTCTTGTATTTTCACCTGCTGGCAGGGAGCGCTTTGAGACATATGCACAGGCAGTTGAGTTTTCAACCGAACTCGGTAAAAAGCTTGTTCTGGATTATGAGAAAAGATGTGGAATACTCAAAGAGGATACGAAGATCAGCGTTTCAAAAAAGACCCATTCACCTGACAACTGGTCACATCCTCCTCTTGAAACAAAGATAACTGTTGTAGGTGTCGGGAATCCAATGATGGTGCTGAAAGAATAA
- a CDS encoding helix-turn-helix domain-containing protein, whose translation MADKNIIGSKIRQLRESREMSVEELAEASNTNTELIKELENGALVPSLTPLLQIARALGVRLGTFLDDMPHEAPVVVKSGKSENVMHFSGNCEKCDNSTLEFFSLAANKADRHMEPFLIDVHPAGSEEEKLSSHEGEEFIYVLKGEIEIVYGKERYSLSVGDSIYYDSVIPHHVYAKDSDAQILAIVYAPY comes from the coding sequence ATGGCAGACAAAAACATTATAGGCAGCAAAATTCGCCAGCTAAGAGAATCGCGCGAAATGTCAGTTGAGGAACTGGCAGAAGCAAGCAATACCAATACCGAACTGATCAAAGAGCTTGAGAACGGAGCACTTGTCCCGTCCCTTACACCGCTTTTGCAGATCGCCCGCGCTCTGGGTGTAAGGCTTGGTACCTTCCTTGATGATATGCCCCATGAAGCTCCTGTTGTTGTAAAATCCGGAAAATCCGAAAATGTCATGCACTTCTCAGGCAACTGCGAAAAATGTGATAACAGTACCCTGGAATTCTTCTCCCTGGCCGCAAACAAGGCAGACCGCCATATGGAACCCTTTTTGATCGATGTACACCCGGCCGGGTCAGAAGAAGAAAAACTCTCATCCCACGAGGGAGAGGAGTTCATCTATGTGCTCAAAGGTGAGATAGAGATCGTCTACGGCAAAGAAAGATACAGTCTCAGTGTTGGTGACAGCATCTACTATGATTCCGTAATACCACACCATGTCTATGCAAAGGACAGCGACGCGCAGATACTTGCAATTGTATACGCTCCTTACTGA
- a CDS encoding acyl-CoA thioesterase gives MFKTTVTPRFGDIDGLKHANNIAIAIWFEQARNPVFRLFTPDLDLSYENWKLIMARTEYDYVGEMFYGYDVDIITYISRIGNSSFTVIQEAWQNGKKGAIGRSTIVHYDFINKKSVSIPDDIRKELEKHFQEEESSCK, from the coding sequence ATGTTCAAAACAACTGTAACTCCGAGATTCGGTGATATCGACGGGCTGAAACATGCCAATAATATTGCCATAGCCATTTGGTTCGAACAGGCACGTAATCCCGTATTCAGGCTCTTTACCCCTGACCTTGACTTAAGCTACGAGAACTGGAAACTCATCATGGCAAGGACAGAATATGATTACGTGGGAGAGATGTTCTACGGATATGATGTCGATATCATAACCTACATTTCAAGGATCGGAAACTCGTCTTTCACTGTCATCCAGGAAGCATGGCAGAATGGTAAAAAAGGTGCTATCGGCAGATCTACCATTGTTCACTACGATTTTATCAATAAAAAATCCGTATCGATACCGGATGATATAAGAAAGGAACTTGAAAAGCACTTCCAGGAAGAGGAGAGCAGTTGTAAATAA